From a single Triplophysa rosa linkage group LG17, Trosa_1v2, whole genome shotgun sequence genomic region:
- the si:ch211-255g12.8 gene encoding NACHT, LRR and PYD domains-containing protein 3 — translation MEKKEKEKSASPGPSCVSMRSTNSMFSPPKLSDETVTSDPSENGNDLIQVQSKCGVCKQVLRDPVINTRGHRFCRHCISHYWDHSSHSGDFGCPRFRRPKTRPVLYTRGDIGASRSAQRCIEPAGDLQQGPCQPADDVLRRVKDQHKTSMRDKYGSLFEGIKRQENQTPLNRIYTPLYIIKGESKGVNEEHEVLQMEKSYKTRHNTPVNCNDVFKLLPEADCERNEKIKTVLTKGIAGIGKTVSVQKFILDWAEGTANQDVDFMFLLPFRELNLIKDDQYSLHKLLLDFHPELQGLASKIYDECKVVFIFDGLDESRITAMFADSEKVSDVTETSSLSVLMSNLIKGDLLPSALIWITSRPAAANQIPPKYINRVTEIQGFNDPQKTEYFRKRIGDQRVFIRIISHIRRARSLHIMCHIPVFCWISSTVLQKTLTQDQGEESPKTLTEMYIHFLLIQINTRNQKYGEKDESDPEEHLQSNREVIVKLSELAYKQLMKGNVMFYEEDLRECGIDIADASVYSGMCTEIFKEESVIYERKLYCFIHLSFQEFLAAFYVFYCFVNRTSEALKVFDLLANLHKGVIDAALQSENGHLDLFLRFLLGISLESNQNLLQGLLTHTENSSESIQKITTYIKDKIKNEHGFSAGRSVNLYLCLLELNDQSLSTEIVEFLKSEKHTENKLSASHCSTIAYMLQVLENVLEELDLMKYNTSQEGRWRLLPAVTNCRKALLAGCDLTAQCCEIVASALQPSDSPLRELDLSTNDLKDSGVKIISDVLKSPKCRLEILRLSGCMVTGEGCCYLASALSSNPSHLRELDLSYNHPGPSGVQLLHDRLHDPNCTLNKLNLEHAGSSRMIPGLQKYNVHLTLDPDTANTRLVLCEEKRTVMCIDGEQSYPDHPERFDHFEQVMCKERLSGCCYWETEWTGGACIAVTYRGIKKKGGSDCKFGWNDKSWSLFGTVDRFQAWHNSRSTDIDVQSAQINRVGVYLDEPAGILSYYSVSDSHTLAHLHTFNTTFTEPLYAGFSVYASMSLSG, via the exons atggaaaaaaaggagaaagagaaatctgcatctccaggACCCAGCTGTGTGTCTATGAGGAGTACAAACTCCATGTTCTCACCTCCTAAATTGAGTGATGAAAcagtgacctctgaccccaG TGAAAATGGAAATGACCTGATTCAAGTTCAGTCAAAATGTGGAGTCTGTAAGCAGGTTTTAAGAGATCCGGTCATTAACACCCGTGGACACCGTTTTTGCAGACATTGCATCAGCCATTACTGGGACCACTCCAGTCATTCTGGAGACTTTGGCTGTCCAAGATTTAGAAGACCTAAAACTCGACCTGTTCTATACACTCGTGGAGACATAGGAGCATCCAGGTCCGCTCAGCGCTGTATAGAACCAGCTGGAGACCTACAGCAGGGCCCCTGCCAACCAGCGGATGATGTTCTGCGGAGAGTTAAAGACCAACACAAAACCAGTATGAGGGACAAGTATGGGAGTTTATTTGAGGGAATCAAACGGCAAGAAAATCAAACCCCCCTGAACAGAATTTACACACCGCTGTACATCATAAAGGGAGAGAGTAAAGGAGTGAATGAAGAACACGAGGTTTTACAGATGGAGAAAAGTTACAAGACACGTCATAACACTCCGGTCAACTGCAATGACGTCTTCAAACTTCTACCTGAAGCTGACTGTGAGAGAAATGAAAAGATAAAGACGGTTCTTACTAAAGGCATCGCTGGAATTGGAAAAACCGTCTCTGTGCAGAAGTTCATTCTGGATTGGGCCGAGGGAACAGCCAATCAGGATGTCGATTTCATGTTTCTGCTTCCATTCCGAGAGTTGAATTTGATTAAAGATGATCAGTACAGTCTTCACAAACTTCTGCTTGACTTTCATCCTGAACTTCAAGGTCTGGCCTCAAAGATTTATGATGAGTGTAAAGTTGTGTTCATCTTTGATGGTCTGGACGAAAGCAGAATAACAGCGATGTTCGCAGACAGCGAGAAAGTTTCTGATGTGACGGAGACTTCATCACTGAGTGTGTTGATGTCAAACCTGATCAAAGGAGATCTGCTTCCCTCCGCTCTCATCTGGATCACCTCCAGACcagcagcagccaatcagatcccTCCTAAATACATCAACCGTGTGACAGAAATCCAGGGTTTCAACGATCCTCAGAAGACGGAATACTTCAGGAAGAGAATCGGAGATCAACGCGTGTTCATTAGAATCATATCGCACATTAGAAGAGCGAGGAGCCTCCACATCATGTGTCACATACCGGTCTTCTGCTGGATCTCGTCCACCGTGCTTCAGAAGACCCTGACACAAGATCAGGGCGAAGAAAGTCCCAAAACTCTGACTGAAATGTACATCCACTTCCTGCTCATTCAGATCAATACGAGGAACCAGAAGTACGGCGAAAAAGATGAGAGCGATCCAGAGGAACATTTACAATCCAACCGAGAAGTGATCGTGAAACTGTCTGAACTGGCGTATAAACAGCTGATGAAAGGCAACGTCATGTTCTACGAGGAAGACCTGAGAGAGTGTGGCATAGACATCGCTGATGCCTCTGTGTATTCTGGGATGTGTACTGAGATCTTTAAGGAGGAATCTGTGATTTATGAGAGGAAACTCTACTGCTTCATACACTTGAGCTTTCAAGAGTTTCTCGctgcattttatgttttttattgttttgtaaacaGGACTTCTGAGGCATTGAAAGTGTTCGATTTACTTGCCAATCTCCACAAGGGGGTGATCGATGCCGCCCTTCAGAGCGAGAACGGACATCTGGATCTCTTCCTGCGATTTCTGCTGGGCATCTCACTGGAGTCCAATCAGAATCTTTTGCAGGGTCTCCTGACGCACACGGAGAACAGCTCCGAGAGCATCCAGAAAATCACCACTTACATCAAAGACAAAATCAAAAACGAACACGGTTTTTCAGCCGGCAGATCCGTCAACCTGTACCTCTGTCTGCTTGAACTGAACGATCAGAGTCTGTCTACAGAGATTGTGGAGTTTCTGAAATCGGAGAAACACACCGAGAACAAACTCTCTGCTTCACATTGCTCAACGATAGCATACATGCTTCAGGTGTTAGAGAACGTGCTGGAGGAGCTGGACCTTATGAAATACAACACATCACAGGAAGGGAGATGGAGACTTTTACCAGCTGTGACCAACTGCAGAAAAGCTCT TCTCGCAGGCTGTGATCTCACGGCTCAGTGTTGCGAAATTGTGGCTTCAGCTCTACAACCATCAGATTCTCCTCTGAGAGAGCTTGACTTGAGTACCAATGACCTTAAAGATTCGGGAGTGAAGATCATCTCTGATGTTCTGAAGAGTCCAAAGTGTAGATTGGAGATACTGAG ATTGTCTGGCTGTATGGTGACAGGGGAAGGATGTTGCTATCTGGCATCAGCTCTGAGTTCAAACCCATCACACCTGAGAGAACTGGACCTGAGCTATAATCACCCCGGACCTTCAGGAGTTCAGCTGCTCCATGATAGACTCCATGATCCAAACTGCACACTGAACAAACTCAA TTTAGAGCACGCAGGAAGTTCCAGGATGATACCAGGATTACAAAAAT ATAACGTCCATCTTACACTGGATCCAGACACAGCAAACACTCGTCTCGTTCTGTGCGAGGAAAAGAGAACAGTGATGTGTATAGACGGGGAGCAGTCGTATCCTGATCATCCAGAGAGATTTGATCACTTTGAGCAGGTTATGTGTAAAGAGCGTCTGTCAGGATGCTGTTACTGGGAAACTGAATGGACTGGAGGGGCTTGTATAGCGGTGACATATAgaggaattaaaaagaaaggAGGAAGTGATTGTAAATTCGGATGGAATGACAAGTCTTGGAGTCTTTTTGGTACTGTTGACCGATTCCAGGCTTGGCATAATAGTAGATCCACAGACATAGATGTCCAGTCAGCCCAGATAAACAGAGTTGGAGTGTATCTGGACGAGCCGGCCGGCATTCTGTCCTACTACAGTGTGTCTGACtcgcacacactcgcacaccTCCACACGTTCAACACCACGTTCACTGAGCCCCTCTACGCTGGCTTTTCAGTTTATGCTTCGATGTCTTTGTCAGGTTAA
- the neflb gene encoding neurofilament light chain b: MLVIHFFNSPLENPSQPGLEGNRLALSVKAPRQSLAGCYIKPRQCSSILTEVSSQQRQHCSLSLRSLLSSTIMSSIGYNPYYPSTQRRRVVVRSGTGMGGGSGRSRTLYTSYSSPARGPVFSSAGAMQFSAASADLDLSQSSQLNSEFKTVRTQERAQLQGLNDRFASFIERVHGLELQNRALEAELLLLRQRHCEPSSLRGFYEQEARDLRAAVDEARRERQVAQERRDRLEEALKTLQSRYEEEILGREAAEGQLIDSRKGVDEVSLACSELDKRADTLLDELAFLKRLHENEIAELQAQVQYSAQMSVEMEVSKPDLSVALKDIRSQYERLAQQNIQAAEEWFHGKVSTMAEDTAKHSDNIRTIKDEAGEYRRLLKARDLEIEACQGINQALERQLQEVEDKQSAEIAGMQDAISDLDTELRTVKSEMARYLKEYQDLLNVKMALDIEIAAYRKLLEGEETRFNVGGIGGISSVFSPSIAATPSFGRPVFSVQASLSSGAPYLLGTRLMSYSATADEIIEARQAQEARAMPEEEEEEENDEEEEEDEGEKEAEEEENDEKEEEDEEGEKEGEEAKEEEKDEKEEEDEEGEKEEEEAKEEEEAEKEEGEEGGEDEGEDGEKQEEEEEKDAEEKEGGEEETEDDNGKEEKEGGEAEKSKPKEK, translated from the exons ATGTTAGTAATCCATTTCTTTAATTCCCCCCTCGAGAACCCATCCCAGCCTGGACTGGAAGGCAATCGATTAGCGTTGTCAGTAAAAGCTCCGCGTCAGAGTCTCGCCGGCTGCTATATAAAGCCCCGCCAGTGCAGTAGCATCCTCACAGAAGTCTCTTCACAGCAGCGGCAGCACTGCAGTCTCTCTCTCCGCTCTCTTCTCTCCTCAACGATCATGAGCTCCATCGGTTACAACCCCTATTACCCATCCACGCAGCGGAGACGGGTGGTGGTGCGCAGTGGGACGGGCATGGGGGGAGGAAGCGGTCGTTCCCGTACCCTCTACACGAGCTATTCGTCCCCGGCCCGTGGCCCCGTTTTCTCCTCCGCTGGGGCGATGCAGTTTTCCGCTGCCTCGGCAGACCTGGACCTGAGCCAGTCTTCTCAGCTGAACTCCGAGTTCAAGACGGTGCGGACCCAGGAGAGGGCCCAGCTTCAGGGCCTGAACGACCGCTTCGCCAGCTTCATCGAGCGCGTGCACGGCTTGGAGCTCCAGAACCGTGCCCTGGAGGCCGAGCTCCTCCTGCTGCGCCAGAGGCACTGCGAGCCCTCTAGTCTCAGGGGGTTCTACGAGCAGGAGGCCAGGGACCTGCGGGCGGCGGTGGATGAGGCGCGTAGGGAGCGCCAGGTCGCTCAGGAGAGACGGGATCGTCTGGAGGAGGCCCTGAAGACTCTACAGAGTCGATACGAGGAAGAAATTCTGGGCCGTGAGGCGGCGGAAGGCCAGCTCATAGATTCCAGGAAGGGGGTGGATGAGGTGTCGCTGGCCTGCTCCGAGCTGGACAAAAGGGCCGACACTCTGTTGGACGAGCTGGCCTTCCTGAAGAGACTCCACGAGAATGAGATCGCCGAGCTGCAGGCCCAGGTGCAGTACAGCGCCCAGATGTCGGTGGAGATGGAGGTGTCCAAACCGGACCTCTCTGTGGCTCTCAAAGACATCCGTTCCCAGTACGAACGCCTGGCGCAGCAGAACATCCAGGCGGCGGAGGAGTGGTTCCACGGGAAGGTGAGCACCATGGCGGAGGACACGGCCAAGCACTCGGACAACATCCGCACCATTAAAGACGAGGCGGGAGAGTATCGGCGCCTGCTGAAAGCTCGGGACCTGGAGATCGAAGCGTGCCAAGGTATCAATCAAGCTTTGGAGAGACAACTGCAGGAGGTGGAGGATAAACAGAGCGCAGAGATCGCAGGAATGCAG GATGCCATCAGTGACCTGGATACCGAGCTCAGGACCGTGAAGAGTGAAATGGCCCGATATCTCAAAGAGTATCAGGACCTCCTCAATGTAAAAATGGCCTTGGACATTGAGATTGCGGCTTACAG GAAGCTTCTAGAAGGAGAAGAAACACGCTTCAACGTTGGAGGTATCGGCGGCATCTCCAGCGTGTTTTCTCCCTCTATAGCTGCTACACCTTCTTTTGGGCGCCCAGTGTTCTCCGTGCAGGCCAGCCTATCCTCCGGCGCCCCCTATCTACTGGGAACCAGACTGATGAGCTACTCTGCCACAGCAGATGAGATTATAGAAGCCAGACAGGCACAGGAAGCCAGAGCAATGccagaagaagaggaggaggaagagaatgatgaggaggaagaggaagatgagGGAGAGAAGGAAGCTGAGGAGGAAGAGAATGATGAGAAGGAAGAAGAAGATGAGGAGGGAGAGAAGGAAGGTGAGGAGGCAAAAGAGGAAGAGAAAGATGAGAAGGAAGAGGAAGACGAGGAGGGAGAGAAGGAAGAAGAGGAGGCAAAGGAGGAAGAGGAAGCAGAAAAAGAGGAGG GTGAAGAGGGAGGAGAGGATGAAGGTGAGGACGGCGAAAAAcaggaagaggaagaagaaaAAGATGCTGAGGAAAAGGAAGGTGGAGAGGAGGAAACCGAGGATGACAATGGAAAAGAAGAGAAGGAGGGAGGTGAAGCTGAGAAAAGCAAACCGAAGGAGAAGTGA